A genomic segment from Andrena cerasifolii isolate SP2316 chromosome 7, iyAndCera1_principal, whole genome shotgun sequence encodes:
- the LOC143371740 gene encoding pre-mRNA-processing factor 17 isoform X3, with amino-acid sequence MKEVMHNPKYEELFAPDIGPENPFKTQQQRAIKNMLSGYVEKAHISEFQFENQRRTFASYGYALDPTVDGSAEEGRTIIGAKDAAEESGGKTVFENTMQRPSDKRKRHRNDDPADIEGFLGPWGGYVDEKRVVKPTEEEAAELEEILAKRNRRGKPTEEKPLEEKTVLHIKDSVDYQGRSFLHAPQDVGVNLRSESPPDRCFLPKAQIHTWEGHTKGISQIRWYPRTAHLLLSCSMDCRVKLWEVYKERRCIRTYYGHRQAVRDISFDNDGKRFLSAGYDRYVKLWDTETGACISRFTSRKIPYCVKFNPDSDKQHLFVAGTSDKKIICWDVRSGEITQEYDRHLGAVNTITFVDENRRFVTTSDDKSLRVWEWDIPVDMKYIADPSMHSMPAVTPSPNQKWLACQSMDNKIVIFSALNRFKMNRKKTFTGHMVAGYACGLDFSPDMSYLVSGDADGKCYIWDWKTTKLYKKWKAHDGVCIDVLWHPHEPSRLATAGWDGKIKYWD; translated from the exons GCAACGAGCTATTAAGAACATGCTTTCTGGATACGTGGAGAAAGCTCATATAAGCgaatttcaatttgaaaatcAGAGAAGAACTTTTGCCAGTTACG GGTACGCGTTGGATCCGACCGTGGATGGTAGCGCGGAGGAAGGTAGAACAATTATTGGAGCGAAAGATGCGGCGGAAGAATCCGGTGGCAAGACTGTGTTTGAAAATACGATGCAGAGACCTTCGGATAAGAGGAAAAGACATAGGAACGACGATCCTGCGGATATCGAAGGATTCTTAGGTCCGTGGGGTGGATACGTGGACGAAAAACGAGTTGTAAAGCCCACCGAAGAGGAAGCTGCCGAATTGGAAGAGATATTGGCCAAAAGGAACAGAAGAGGAAAACCAACGGAAGAGAAACCACTCGAGGAGAAGACGGTGTTGCATA TCAAAGACAGCGTGGACTATCAAGGAAGATCGTTTCTGCACGCGCCTCAGGATGTCGGGGTGAATCTGAGGTCGGAATCACCGCCTGATAGATGCTTTTTGCCGAAAGCGCAAATACACACTTGGGAGGGTCATACCAAGGGTATTTCGCAGATCAGATGGTATCCACGTACGGCGCATTTATTACTTTCTTGCAGTATGGATTGCCGAGTAAAG ttaTGGGAAGTTTATAAAGAGAGGAGATGCATCCGAACCTATTATGGCCATCGTCAAGCCGTGCGGGATATAAGTTTCGACAACGATGGCAAGAGGTTTCTGTCGGCTGGATACGATCGTTACGTGAAGCTATGGGACACGGAGACTGGTGCTTGTATAAGTCGATTCACTAGCCGAAAAATTCCGTATTGCGTGAAATTTAATCCAGACTCGGACAAGCAACATTTATTCGTGGCAGGCACCAGTGACAAGAAGATTATATGC TGGGATGTTCGTTCCGGCGAAATAACCCAAGAATATGATAGGCATTTGGGAGCTGTGAATACGATAACTTTCGTCGACGAGAATCGACGATTTGTGACGACGTCGGATGATAAAAGTCTGCGAGTTTGGGAAtg GGACATACCGGTAGACATGAAGTACATAGCTGATCCTTCCATGCACTCGATGCCCGCGGTCACACCTTCTCCTAATCAAAAGTGGCTCGCCTGCCAAAGTATGGACAACAAAATCGTAATATTCTCCGCGCTCAACAGATTTAAAATGAATCGTAAGAAAACATTCACGGGTCATATGGTTGCTGGTTACGCGTGTGGCCTGGATTTCTCGCCGGACATGAG CTACCTTGTGTCGGGAGATGCGGACGGCAAATGTTACATTTGGGACTGGAAAAcgacaaaattatataaaaagtgGAAAGCGCACGACGGCGTGTGTATCGATGTATTGTGGCATCCGCACGAGCCTTCGAGACTCGCAACGGCCGGTTGGGATGGAAAAATAAAGTATTGGGATTAA
- the LOC143371742 gene encoding transmembrane protein 181 isoform X1 — protein sequence MDGPGLGYSYQLPSTGWNLRVRNVLSQFSDLFSEFNKYIAPAYHHDRCERSVQMRLYSMHKREFVMVFVAFFACFVLAVFIGLAGPPITSTSEQRAHLNGSEVATGPFIMKTPLLSTYSQQLWVMAKLQTSNNDDERYDESFQISISIDGITTDRKLMAVLSSETGRNRTRQFKCERQTCEELVVAHLGFIDFSYYIITVRFHGLEGFHQRYNIRELTFYFKNYNPAFTELEIWFRLIFLLTAFCVMCWFGHSLRKYPLHDWSIEQKWMSILLPLLILYNNPLFPMTFLINSWVPGMMDAILQTTFLCAVLMFWLCVYHGLRQNERRLVTFYLPKVLVVGLLWCSALILATWLRCTELEDPTYNYVLDTSNYFGFKVFFFTVGGFYIAYLLLLILRAYSELRSMPYFDLRLRFLTLLAGVVSLVCGCVTARQFGAGIFEDSFASRLTTYYRSSAQFMALYGLLNFYLYTMAYVYAPAHQQIYGQHSSITKDNPAFSMINDSDEDVIYGSDEEITYGSDEDSRRPLTRASRTTSDVN from the exons ATGGATGGTCCTGGATTAGGATACTCGTACCAGCTCCCCTCCACAGGATGGAATCTTAGAGTTCGAAACGTTCTCTCGCAATTCAGTGATCTCTTCAGTGAGTTTAACAAGTACATTGCACCCGCTTATCATCATGATCGATGCGAAAG ATCTGTGCAGATGCGACTATATTCTATGCATAAGAGAGAGTTCGTTATGGTATTTGTTGCTTTCTTTGCGTGTTTTGTGTTGGCAGTATTCATCGGGCTTGCAG GTCCTCCCATCACTTCTACGAGCGAGCAACGAGCTCATTTGAATGGCAGCGAAGTGGCTACTGGGCCTTTTATCATGAAAACGCCTCTACTATCCACTTACAGTCAGCAATTATGGGTGATGGCAAAATTACAGACGTCCAATAACGATG ACGAGAGATATGACGAGAGTTTTCAAATAAGCATCTCCATAGATGGTATTACCACTGATCGTAAGCTTATGGCTGTTTTGTCCTCAGAAACTGGACGCAACAG GACCAGACAGTTCAAATGTGAGAGGCAAACGTGCGAGGAGCTGGTAGTTGCTCATCTCGGATTCATAGATTTCAGTTACTACATAATTACCGTTCGTTTCCACGGACTCGAGGGCTTCCATCAGCGTTATAACATACGCGAACTCACGTTCTAC TTCAAAAACTACAACCCAGCATTTACGGAGCTAGAGATTTGGTTTCGTCTAATCTTCTTGTTGACTGCGTTCTGCGTTATG TGCTGGTTCGGACATTCCCTTCGAAAGTACCCATTGCACGACTGGTCGATAGAACAGAAATGGATGTCTATACTCCTTCCATTACTAATTTTATACAATA ATCCGTTATTTCCCATGACGTTTCTGATCAATTCTTGGGTACCTGGTATGATGGATGCAATTTTGCAAACAACATTTCTCTGTGCGGTCCTCATGTTTTGGTTGTGCGTTTACCATGGTCTAAGACAG AACGAAAGACGCCTTGTTACATTTTATTTACCGAAAGTTTTGGTAGTGGGTTTACTGTGGTGTTCGGCGCTTATTCTAGCAACGTGGCTACGTTGCACGGAACTGGAGGATCCTACCTACAATTACGTTCTTGATACATCAAATTATTTT GGTTTCAAAGTGTTTTTCTTCACGGTAGGAGGATTTTACATCGCGTATCTACTTCTTTTGATATTGAGAGCGTACAGCGAATTGAGATCCATGCCGTACTTTG ATCTTCGTTTACGTTTTCTAACGTTACTTGCTggggttgtttcgttggtttgcgGTTGCGTGACAGCACGGCAGTTCGGAGCTGGTATTTTTGAAGATAGTTTTGCATCTCGTCTCACTACTTACTATCGTTCTTCGGCCCAGTTTATGGCCTTGTACGGTCTCCTCAATTTCTACTTGTACACGATGGCTTACGTGTACGCGCCTGCACACCAACAAATATACGGTCAAC ATTCTTCTATAACGAAAGACAATCCGGCATTTTCAATGATCAACGATTCCGACGAAGACGTCATTTATGGGTCGGACGAAGAAATTACGTACGGATCGGACGAGGATAGCCGACGCCCTTTAACTCGCGCGTCTCGAACTACGAGTGATGTTAATTAA
- the LOC143371742 gene encoding transmembrane protein 181 isoform X2, which produces MRLYSMHKREFVMVFVAFFACFVLAVFIGLAGPPITSTSEQRAHLNGSEVATGPFIMKTPLLSTYSQQLWVMAKLQTSNNDDERYDESFQISISIDGITTDRKLMAVLSSETGRNRTRQFKCERQTCEELVVAHLGFIDFSYYIITVRFHGLEGFHQRYNIRELTFYFKNYNPAFTELEIWFRLIFLLTAFCVMCWFGHSLRKYPLHDWSIEQKWMSILLPLLILYNNPLFPMTFLINSWVPGMMDAILQTTFLCAVLMFWLCVYHGLRQNERRLVTFYLPKVLVVGLLWCSALILATWLRCTELEDPTYNYVLDTSNYFGFKVFFFTVGGFYIAYLLLLILRAYSELRSMPYFDLRLRFLTLLAGVVSLVCGCVTARQFGAGIFEDSFASRLTTYYRSSAQFMALYGLLNFYLYTMAYVYAPAHQQIYGQHSSITKDNPAFSMINDSDEDVIYGSDEEITYGSDEDSRRPLTRASRTTSDVN; this is translated from the exons ATGCGACTATATTCTATGCATAAGAGAGAGTTCGTTATGGTATTTGTTGCTTTCTTTGCGTGTTTTGTGTTGGCAGTATTCATCGGGCTTGCAG GTCCTCCCATCACTTCTACGAGCGAGCAACGAGCTCATTTGAATGGCAGCGAAGTGGCTACTGGGCCTTTTATCATGAAAACGCCTCTACTATCCACTTACAGTCAGCAATTATGGGTGATGGCAAAATTACAGACGTCCAATAACGATG ACGAGAGATATGACGAGAGTTTTCAAATAAGCATCTCCATAGATGGTATTACCACTGATCGTAAGCTTATGGCTGTTTTGTCCTCAGAAACTGGACGCAACAG GACCAGACAGTTCAAATGTGAGAGGCAAACGTGCGAGGAGCTGGTAGTTGCTCATCTCGGATTCATAGATTTCAGTTACTACATAATTACCGTTCGTTTCCACGGACTCGAGGGCTTCCATCAGCGTTATAACATACGCGAACTCACGTTCTAC TTCAAAAACTACAACCCAGCATTTACGGAGCTAGAGATTTGGTTTCGTCTAATCTTCTTGTTGACTGCGTTCTGCGTTATG TGCTGGTTCGGACATTCCCTTCGAAAGTACCCATTGCACGACTGGTCGATAGAACAGAAATGGATGTCTATACTCCTTCCATTACTAATTTTATACAATA ATCCGTTATTTCCCATGACGTTTCTGATCAATTCTTGGGTACCTGGTATGATGGATGCAATTTTGCAAACAACATTTCTCTGTGCGGTCCTCATGTTTTGGTTGTGCGTTTACCATGGTCTAAGACAG AACGAAAGACGCCTTGTTACATTTTATTTACCGAAAGTTTTGGTAGTGGGTTTACTGTGGTGTTCGGCGCTTATTCTAGCAACGTGGCTACGTTGCACGGAACTGGAGGATCCTACCTACAATTACGTTCTTGATACATCAAATTATTTT GGTTTCAAAGTGTTTTTCTTCACGGTAGGAGGATTTTACATCGCGTATCTACTTCTTTTGATATTGAGAGCGTACAGCGAATTGAGATCCATGCCGTACTTTG ATCTTCGTTTACGTTTTCTAACGTTACTTGCTggggttgtttcgttggtttgcgGTTGCGTGACAGCACGGCAGTTCGGAGCTGGTATTTTTGAAGATAGTTTTGCATCTCGTCTCACTACTTACTATCGTTCTTCGGCCCAGTTTATGGCCTTGTACGGTCTCCTCAATTTCTACTTGTACACGATGGCTTACGTGTACGCGCCTGCACACCAACAAATATACGGTCAAC ATTCTTCTATAACGAAAGACAATCCGGCATTTTCAATGATCAACGATTCCGACGAAGACGTCATTTATGGGTCGGACGAAGAAATTACGTACGGATCGGACGAGGATAGCCGACGCCCTTTAACTCGCGCGTCTCGAACTACGAGTGATGTTAATTAA
- the Ssb-c31a gene encoding single stranded-binding protein c31A: MPKTKEYVSTDDDSSEEEVKPKKKPKRENEDKEEKASKKPKKESTEDEDTVWDLGNNRQISVRDFKGKLYVDIREMYYDKDANLKPGKKGICLSMAQWRKLLSAVEDVDKLVKSKC; encoded by the exons ATGCCGAAAACGAAAGAGTACGTGTCGACCGATGATGACAGCAGCGAGGAG GAGGTGAAGCCAAAGAAGAAACCAAAGAGAGAGAACGAAGACAAGGAAGAAAAGGCATCGAAGAAGCCTAAGAAAGAATCTACAGAGGACGAAGATACTGTTTGGGATCTTGGAAATAACCGTCAAATTAGTGTACGGGACTTCAAAGGGAAATTGTACGTGGACATTAGAGAAATGTATTACGACAAGGATGCGAATTTGAAGCCTGGAAAGAAAG GAATTTGCCTCAGCATGGCGCAATGGCGGAAATTACTGTCTGCTGTGGAAGATGTAGACAAACTCGTAAAATCCAAATGTTAA